One genomic region from Streptomyces sp. NBC_01304 encodes:
- a CDS encoding hydantoinase B/oxoprolinase family protein: MTGTDARTTPGWQFWIDRGGTFTDVVARRPDGRLVTHKLLSENPSRYRDSAVAGIRELLSGAPGPSGAPGPGTIEDARIDAVRMGTTVATNALLERKGERTALVITRGFRDALRIAYQNRPHIFAREIVLPELLYERVIEVDERLAADGTVLTPPDLDSLAAELKSVYDDGIRALAVVCMHSHLHPGHEQAIGRLAARTGFPQISLSSEVSPLMKLVPRGDTAVVDAYLSPVLRRYVHQVAGQLHGVRLMFMQSNGGLAEANQFRGKDAILSGPAGGIVGMARMSQRAGFDKVIGFDMGGTSTDVSHFAGEYERVFTTQIAGVRLRAPMLDIHTVAAGGGSVLHFDGSRYRVGPDSAGAAPGPACYRGGGPLTVTDANVMLGRIQPAYFPRVFGPDGDQPLDDALVRGRFTALAAEIRESTGDDRTPEQVAEGYLRVAVANIAGAIKRISVQKGHDVTRYALTTFGGAGGQHACAVADSLGIRTVLVPPMAGVLSALGIGLADTTAMREQSVEAPLEPASMPRVQETADALEEAARAELLAEDVPEDRIEIARRAQLRYDGTDTALTVALTDPKTMAEEFEEHHRATYSFALDRPIVVEALSIEATGVTDPPDLTGLRQLRARGERSQHARLHTGGTWHDVPLHRREELPPRERIDGPAVITEANATTVVDDGWQAAMNDEGHLIMHRTEAPTGPEADTTADPVLLEVFNNLFMSIAEQMGARLESTAQSVNIKERLDFSCALFDPDGNLVANAPHIPVHLGSMGTSVKEVIDRRASTMRPGDAYAVNDPYHGGTHLPDVTVITPVFDADGTRILFYVASRGHHAEIGGIAPGSMPAHSRTIDEEGILFDNWLLTEGGRFREQETYDLLTEAPFPSRNPATNLADLRAQIAANAKGVEEVGKMIGHFGLDVVQAYMKHVQDNAEDAVRRVIDALDDGEYAYETDLGATIKVRVTVDRATRSATIDFTGTSAQLPGNFNAPYAVVNAAVLYVFRTLVADDIPLNDGCLRPLKIVVPRGCMLAPAPPAAVVAGNVETSQAITGAIYGALKVQAEGSGTMNNVTFGNDRFQYYETVASGSGAGDGFPGAPVVQTHMTNSRLTDPEILEWRLPVLLEEFEVRAHSGGAGRWPGGDGAVRRIRFLEAMTVSTLSGHRRVAPYGMAGGLPGALGANRVERTDGTVVRLDGSDSVELGPGDVLVIETPGGGGYGRASRSQGTDPATSATPSEAESRRR, encoded by the coding sequence GTGACAGGGACAGACGCGCGGACCACACCCGGCTGGCAGTTCTGGATCGACCGCGGCGGTACGTTCACGGACGTGGTGGCCCGCCGCCCGGACGGCCGCCTCGTCACCCACAAGCTCCTGTCCGAAAACCCCTCCCGCTACCGCGACTCCGCCGTGGCGGGCATCCGCGAACTCCTGAGCGGCGCACCCGGACCGAGCGGCGCACCCGGACCGGGCACGATCGAGGACGCCCGGATCGACGCAGTCCGCATGGGCACCACGGTCGCCACCAACGCCCTCCTGGAACGCAAGGGCGAACGCACCGCCCTCGTGATCACCCGCGGCTTCCGGGACGCCCTGCGCATCGCGTACCAGAACCGCCCGCACATCTTCGCCCGCGAGATCGTCCTCCCCGAACTCCTCTACGAGCGCGTCATCGAGGTCGACGAACGCCTCGCCGCCGACGGCACGGTCCTCACCCCGCCCGACCTCGACAGCCTCGCCGCGGAGCTCAAGAGCGTGTACGACGACGGGATCCGGGCCCTCGCCGTGGTCTGCATGCACAGCCATCTGCACCCCGGCCACGAGCAGGCCATCGGCAGGCTCGCCGCCCGCACCGGCTTCCCGCAGATCTCCCTCTCCAGCGAGGTCAGCCCGCTGATGAAGCTGGTCCCGCGCGGCGACACGGCGGTCGTGGACGCCTACCTCTCACCCGTTCTGCGCCGCTATGTGCACCAGGTCGCCGGCCAACTCCACGGCGTACGGCTGATGTTCATGCAGTCCAACGGCGGCCTGGCCGAGGCGAACCAGTTCCGCGGCAAGGACGCCATCCTGTCCGGCCCGGCCGGCGGGATCGTCGGCATGGCGCGCATGTCGCAGCGCGCGGGCTTCGACAAGGTCATCGGCTTCGACATGGGCGGCACCTCCACGGACGTCTCGCACTTCGCGGGAGAGTACGAACGGGTCTTCACCACACAGATCGCGGGCGTCCGGCTGCGCGCTCCCATGCTGGACATCCACACGGTCGCAGCGGGCGGCGGCTCCGTCCTGCACTTCGACGGCAGCCGCTACCGGGTCGGCCCCGACTCGGCGGGCGCGGCGCCCGGGCCCGCCTGCTACCGGGGCGGCGGCCCGCTCACCGTCACGGACGCCAATGTGATGCTCGGCCGCATCCAACCCGCCTATTTCCCCCGGGTGTTCGGCCCGGACGGCGACCAGCCCCTGGACGACGCCCTCGTACGCGGCCGCTTCACCGCCCTCGCCGCCGAGATCCGCGAGAGCACCGGCGACGACCGCACCCCCGAGCAGGTCGCCGAGGGCTATCTGCGCGTCGCCGTGGCCAACATCGCGGGCGCGATCAAGCGCATCTCGGTCCAGAAGGGCCACGACGTCACCCGCTACGCGCTCACCACCTTCGGCGGCGCGGGCGGCCAGCACGCCTGCGCGGTCGCCGACTCGCTGGGCATCCGTACCGTCCTCGTCCCGCCCATGGCGGGCGTCCTGTCCGCGCTCGGCATCGGTCTCGCCGATACGACGGCCATGCGCGAGCAGTCCGTCGAGGCGCCCCTGGAACCGGCGTCCATGCCCCGCGTCCAGGAGACCGCCGACGCCCTGGAGGAGGCGGCCCGCGCCGAACTCCTCGCCGAGGACGTGCCCGAGGACCGCATCGAGATCGCCCGCCGCGCCCAACTCCGTTACGACGGCACCGACACCGCCCTCACCGTGGCCCTCACTGACCCGAAGACGATGGCCGAGGAGTTCGAGGAGCACCACCGGGCCACGTACTCCTTCGCGCTCGACCGCCCGATCGTCGTCGAAGCCCTCTCCATCGAGGCGACGGGTGTCACCGACCCGCCCGACCTGACCGGACTTCGGCAACTACGCGCGCGTGGGGAGCGATCGCAGCACGCGCGGTTGCACACGGGCGGCACCTGGCACGACGTACCCCTGCACCGGCGCGAGGAACTGCCCCCGCGCGAGCGGATCGACGGCCCTGCCGTGATCACCGAGGCGAACGCCACCACGGTCGTCGACGACGGCTGGCAGGCGGCCATGAACGACGAGGGCCACCTGATCATGCACCGCACCGAGGCCCCCACCGGCCCCGAGGCGGACACGACGGCCGACCCGGTCCTCCTGGAGGTCTTCAACAACCTCTTCATGTCGATCGCCGAACAGATGGGCGCCCGCCTGGAGTCCACCGCCCAGTCGGTCAACATCAAGGAACGCCTCGACTTCTCCTGCGCCCTCTTCGACCCGGACGGCAACCTGGTCGCCAACGCGCCCCACATCCCCGTCCACCTGGGCTCGATGGGCACCAGCGTCAAGGAGGTCATCGACCGCCGCGCCTCGACCATGCGCCCAGGGGACGCGTACGCCGTCAACGACCCCTACCACGGCGGCACCCACCTCCCCGATGTCACCGTGATCACGCCCGTCTTCGACGCCGACGGCACCCGAATCCTCTTCTACGTCGCCTCCCGCGGCCACCACGCGGAGATCGGCGGCATCGCGCCCGGCTCCATGCCCGCGCACAGCCGCACCATCGACGAGGAGGGCATCCTCTTCGACAACTGGCTGCTCACCGAAGGCGGCCGCTTCCGCGAGCAGGAGACGTACGACCTCCTTACGGAGGCGCCCTTCCCGTCCCGCAACCCGGCCACCAACCTCGCCGATCTGCGCGCCCAGATCGCCGCCAACGCCAAGGGCGTCGAGGAGGTCGGCAAGATGATCGGCCACTTCGGGCTCGACGTCGTCCAGGCGTACATGAAGCACGTCCAGGACAACGCCGAGGACGCGGTACGCCGCGTCATCGACGCCCTCGACGACGGCGAGTACGCCTACGAGACCGATCTGGGCGCCACCATCAAGGTCCGCGTCACGGTCGACCGCGCCACCCGCAGCGCCACGATCGACTTCACCGGCACGTCCGCGCAGCTCCCCGGCAACTTCAACGCCCCCTACGCCGTGGTGAACGCGGCCGTCCTGTACGTCTTCCGCACCCTCGTCGCCGACGACATCCCGCTCAACGACGGCTGCCTGCGCCCCCTGAAGATCGTCGTCCCGCGCGGGTGCATGCTCGCGCCCGCACCACCCGCGGCCGTCGTCGCCGGCAACGTGGAGACGTCGCAGGCCATCACGGGCGCGATCTACGGCGCCCTGAAGGTCCAGGCGGAGGGCTCGGGCACGATGAACAACGTCACCTTCGGCAACGACCGCTTCCAGTACTACGAGACCGTGGCCTCCGGCTCCGGCGCGGGCGACGGCTTTCCCGGGGCGCCCGTCGTGCAGACCCACATGACCAACTCCCGTCTCACCGACCCCGAGATCCTGGAGTGGCGACTGCCCGTGCTCCTCGAGGAGTTCGAGGTACGCGCCCACAGCGGGGGAGCGGGCCGCTGGCCCGGCGGCGACGGCGCGGTGCGCCGCATCCGCTTCCTGGAGGCGATGACCGTGTCGACCCTGTCCGGGCACCGCAGGGTCGCGCCCTACGGCATGGCAGGCGGCCTGCCCGGGGCCCTCGGGGCCAACCGTGTGGAGCGTACGGACGGCACCGTCGTACGACTCGACGGCAGCGATTCCGTGGAGCTCGGCCCCGGCGACGTACTCGTCATCGAGACACCCGGAGGCGGCGGCTACGGCCGCGCGTCCCGGAGCCAGGGAACCGATCCGGCCACATCGGCCACCCCGAGTGAAGCGGAATCTCGCCGCCGCTAG
- a CDS encoding GTP-binding protein — MVLGRAGRRKAPVEPVTLKILVAGGFGVGKTTLVGAVSEIKPLRTEETLSEAGRPVDDLHGVEAKNTTTVAMDFGRITLREDLVLYLFGTPGQDRFWFLWDELAQGALGAVVLADTRRLEDCFAGVDYFERRGIPFMIAVNCFDGADRYPEATVRQALDLDEDVPVMLCDARERESVKSVLITVVQHAMATAAAAREPATTG; from the coding sequence ATGGTCCTCGGGCGCGCTGGACGCCGTAAGGCACCCGTCGAACCGGTCACCCTCAAGATCCTGGTGGCCGGCGGCTTCGGCGTCGGCAAGACGACGCTCGTCGGCGCGGTCAGCGAGATCAAGCCACTGCGCACCGAGGAGACGCTCAGCGAGGCAGGGAGGCCCGTCGACGATCTCCACGGCGTCGAGGCCAAGAACACCACCACCGTGGCCATGGACTTCGGGCGGATCACCCTGCGCGAGGACCTGGTGCTGTACCTCTTCGGCACGCCGGGACAGGACCGCTTCTGGTTCCTGTGGGACGAGTTGGCACAAGGCGCCCTCGGCGCCGTGGTCCTCGCCGACACCCGGCGGCTCGAGGACTGCTTCGCAGGCGTCGACTACTTCGAGCGGCGCGGCATCCCCTTCATGATCGCGGTCAACTGCTTCGACGGGGCCGACCGTTACCCCGAGGCCACCGTGCGCCAGGCGCTCGACCTGGACGAGGACGTGCCGGTGATGCTGTGCGACGCGCGGGAGCGCGAGTCCGTCAAGTCGGTCCTCATCACGGTGGTCCAGCACGCGATGGCCACGGCCGCGGCCGCCCGCGAGCCTGCGACCACCGGCTGA